From the uncultured Trichococcus sp. genome, one window contains:
- a CDS encoding MsnO8 family LLM class oxidoreductase, protein MKLSILDQVHITAGGNAEQSLQNAKELARLGDRLGYERIWFAEHHGSKLMASAAPEIIAAFITAATERIRVGTGGVMMMHYSPLKIAEVFKTLSGFAPGRIDLGVGRAPGGDRQSMLALAQGNPPQLDNHYEKLQTILDLLEDRKPQDPLYRDTPAAPVAVTMPQPWLLGSSGNSAIQAGRMGVGYSFAQFFTGTLDKSIFDLYKQHFVPSAAMPEKQISVAFHAIVADTREEALYEELPYAIFKMQLYRGMMRNHLMTPEQAAAYPLTEIEKQLINDIRKTHILGTATEAAETLLNRKEQYGFDEAMIISMPHSQQARLKTYSLLAQELL, encoded by the coding sequence ATGAAACTCAGCATATTGGACCAAGTCCACATCACAGCAGGAGGCAACGCTGAACAGTCCCTGCAGAACGCCAAAGAACTCGCGCGTTTAGGCGACAGGCTCGGTTACGAACGAATCTGGTTCGCCGAACACCACGGCAGCAAACTGATGGCAAGCGCCGCACCCGAAATCATCGCCGCCTTCATCACGGCCGCGACGGAACGGATCCGTGTCGGGACCGGCGGCGTCATGATGATGCACTACTCCCCTTTGAAAATCGCGGAAGTGTTCAAAACGTTATCCGGCTTTGCGCCCGGACGGATTGACCTGGGTGTGGGCCGGGCCCCTGGAGGCGATCGCCAATCAATGCTCGCATTGGCGCAAGGCAACCCGCCGCAATTGGATAACCACTACGAAAAACTGCAGACGATATTGGATCTTTTGGAAGACCGGAAACCCCAGGATCCGCTTTACCGAGACACTCCCGCGGCGCCTGTCGCTGTGACGATGCCACAGCCCTGGTTGCTGGGGTCGAGCGGCAACAGCGCAATCCAGGCCGGCAGAATGGGTGTCGGCTATTCCTTCGCGCAGTTCTTCACCGGGACGCTTGATAAAAGTATTTTCGATCTCTACAAGCAGCATTTTGTTCCGTCCGCCGCCATGCCCGAAAAACAGATCAGTGTCGCTTTCCATGCCATCGTGGCGGACACGCGCGAAGAAGCACTCTACGAAGAATTGCCGTATGCGATTTTCAAGATGCAGCTCTACCGCGGAATGATGCGCAACCATCTGATGACACCGGAACAAGCCGCCGCTTACCCGCTGACGGAAATCGAAAAGCAACTCATCAACGACATCCGCAAGACGCATATTCTCGGAACCGCAACAGAGGCAGCCGAAACATTGCTGAATCGCAAGGAACAATACGGTTTCGACGAAGCGATGATCATCAGCATGCCGCATTCCCAACAAGCGCGGCTCAAAACCTATTCCTTGTTGGCGCAGGAATTGCTTTAA
- a CDS encoding VOC family protein has translation MSLIHHIEINVSDLTASQQFWSWLLEKLGFSKYQEWEQGFSYKEDDTYIIFVQTAERFLDGSYHRGRTGLNHLAFTVDTKHQVDELYRELQRRGFPLLYPERHPFAGGKEHYAVFFEDPDRIKVEVAARSPFGQTKHIH, from the coding sequence ATGAGTCTCATTCATCATATCGAAATCAATGTCAGCGATCTGACGGCCAGCCAGCAATTTTGGTCGTGGCTGTTGGAAAAGTTGGGCTTCAGCAAATACCAGGAATGGGAGCAAGGCTTCAGCTATAAGGAAGACGATACATACATCATCTTTGTTCAGACAGCCGAACGCTTCCTGGATGGATCCTATCACCGCGGCCGGACCGGGTTGAACCATCTCGCCTTCACTGTCGACACAAAACATCAGGTGGACGAACTGTACAGGGAACTGCAACGCCGCGGCTTCCCGTTGTTGTATCCCGAAAGGCATCCTTTCGCAGGCGGAAAAGAACACTACGCCGTCTTTTTCGAAGACCCCGATCGGATCAAGGTCGAGGTTGCGGCAAGGTCCCCATTCGGACAGACGAAACACATCCATTAA
- a CDS encoding NAD(P)H-dependent oxidoreductase produces the protein MEIGIIVHSLTGNTLSVAERLQERLTADGHDVEIEQLKTIGEENLSETKIDNIKLKGYPDPQAYDLLIIAGPVRGASASPVLKHYFSRIGQLEKKPTLLFVTQFFPFPWMGGKNALKQMTALCEALGAEVIGSAVINWKNPRRERQIAELLQQFSELAARKDQKVK, from the coding sequence ATGGAAATCGGGATCATCGTCCACTCCTTGACGGGAAATACCCTGTCGGTTGCGGAGCGGCTGCAGGAAAGGTTGACGGCTGACGGGCACGACGTGGAAATCGAACAGCTCAAGACCATCGGCGAGGAAAACCTTAGTGAAACAAAGATTGACAATATTAAACTGAAAGGCTACCCTGATCCGCAGGCGTACGATCTCCTGATCATTGCCGGACCGGTCAGAGGGGCTTCGGCTTCTCCTGTACTGAAGCATTATTTTTCGCGGATCGGACAACTGGAAAAAAAGCCAACCTTACTGTTTGTGACTCAATTCTTCCCCTTCCCATGGATGGGCGGCAAAAACGCTTTGAAACAGATGACGGCGCTCTGCGAGGCACTCGGCGCCGAAGTCATCGGCAGTGCCGTCATCAACTGGAAGAATCCACGCCGCGAAAGGCAGATAGCAGAACTGTTGCAGCAATTCAGCGAGTTGGCTGCGCGGAAGGATCAAAAAGTCAAATAA
- a CDS encoding RtcB family protein — protein sequence MITIFNPEEQKWPIKVWLENEEQIGEDCLQQAKNLSNLPFLHQWVVLMPDTHSGYGMPIGGVIAAEKVIIPNAVGVDIGCGAKRF from the coding sequence ATGATTACCATCTTCAATCCCGAGGAACAGAAGTGGCCGATAAAAGTCTGGCTGGAGAATGAGGAACAGATCGGTGAGGACTGTCTGCAACAAGCGAAGAACCTGTCTAATCTGCCGTTTCTGCATCAATGGGTCGTGCTGATGCCGGATACACATTCCGGCTACGGCATGCCGATCGGCGGCGTCATCGCTGCCGAGAAGGTCATCATTCCGAATGCCGTCGGGGTGGATATCGGCTGTGGTGCGAAACGTTTCTAA
- the ltrA gene encoding group II intron reverse transcriptase/maturase, which translates to MLMNVSEKQSKPLKDKKLRYIEYYDLQSEFDNLYERSMNNEIFDNLMDLILSSENILLAYRNVKSNTGSNTAGTDKLTIKSIAKMEQEEFVERVRKILFNYRPKAVRRKEILKQNGAIRPLGIPCIWDRIIQQCILQVMEPICEAKFSDNSYGFRPNRSCENAIAATYKHINRTGLTYIVEVNIKSFFDEVNHRKLLKQIYALNIRDKKLLYIIQQILKAPILLPNGKMVIPDGGTPQGGILSPLLANIVLNELDHWVESQWSNNPIVDKYSHRTYKTGTKDKSHGYRAMKTTKLKEMHIIRYADDFRIFCRSKCQAKRVEIAITKWLKDRLKLDVSPEKTRVVNLKRQHSEFLGITMKVEKKSGKNIIQSHVCEKALKKIKTESRKSVKEIQHASDNTTRKQAIVKYNTQIMGWHNYYEMATMVASDFGRIGFTFKKYTRNRLNQSLKKQTDQTSQAAIVKKYGKSRQARYVGGLLLVPLAYVKTKPPMNKKKEINKYTVEGRKAIHKNMQFDTSLMLQMMKQRQYGRSIEYMDNRISLLSAQCGKCAITGRKFEDVLDIHCHHIVPRKNGGKDNYENLTLMTRDAHVLVHATNGNTINSYISKLKLSDLMKQKVNKLRTLAGNEII; encoded by the coding sequence ATGCTGATGAATGTTAGTGAGAAACAGAGTAAACCTTTGAAAGATAAAAAACTTCGATACATCGAGTATTACGATTTGCAATCTGAATTCGATAACCTCTATGAGCGAAGCATGAACAATGAAATTTTTGATAATCTAATGGACTTAATTCTTAGTTCAGAAAACATCTTACTTGCATACCGAAATGTAAAGTCAAATACTGGCAGCAACACTGCCGGTACAGACAAACTTACTATTAAAAGTATTGCAAAGATGGAACAAGAAGAATTCGTAGAAAGAGTCAGGAAAATTCTGTTCAACTATCGTCCAAAGGCAGTACGGAGAAAAGAAATCCTTAAACAAAATGGTGCTATCAGACCTTTGGGAATCCCGTGTATCTGGGACAGAATTATCCAGCAATGCATATTGCAGGTCATGGAACCCATTTGTGAAGCGAAATTTAGTGATAATAGCTATGGTTTTAGACCGAATCGAAGTTGCGAAAACGCTATTGCCGCAACATATAAGCATATTAACCGAACCGGTTTGACTTATATTGTGGAAGTAAATATAAAGAGTTTCTTCGACGAAGTAAATCACCGAAAACTTTTGAAACAAATTTATGCTTTAAACATTAGGGATAAAAAATTGTTGTATATCATTCAACAAATTCTTAAAGCTCCAATTTTGTTACCCAATGGGAAAATGGTCATTCCTGACGGAGGAACGCCACAAGGTGGTATCCTATCTCCATTGTTAGCCAACATTGTATTGAACGAACTTGACCACTGGGTTGAAAGCCAATGGTCAAATAATCCTATCGTGGATAAATATTCACACAGGACTTACAAAACAGGAACAAAGGATAAAAGTCATGGTTATAGGGCAATGAAAACCACAAAACTAAAAGAAATGCATATTATCAGATATGCAGATGATTTTAGAATATTTTGCAGAAGCAAATGCCAAGCAAAAAGGGTAGAAATTGCCATTACAAAATGGTTGAAAGACAGGTTGAAACTTGATGTTTCTCCTGAAAAAACCAGAGTAGTTAACCTTAAAAGACAACATTCAGAATTTCTGGGCATAACAATGAAAGTAGAAAAAAAGTCAGGAAAGAACATCATACAATCTCACGTTTGTGAAAAAGCACTTAAAAAAATTAAAACCGAATCGAGAAAATCTGTAAAAGAAATCCAACACGCTAGTGACAATACCACTAGAAAACAAGCGATTGTCAAATACAATACGCAAATCATGGGTTGGCACAACTATTACGAGATGGCTACTATGGTAGCTAGTGATTTTGGACGAATAGGTTTTACATTCAAGAAATATACGAGGAATCGACTTAATCAATCACTAAAAAAACAAACTGACCAAACAAGTCAGGCGGCGATTGTTAAAAAGTATGGAAAATCAAGACAGGCAAGATATGTTGGTGGACTTCTACTTGTCCCTTTGGCTTATGTAAAAACAAAACCGCCAATGAACAAGAAGAAAGAAATTAATAAATATACTGTCGAGGGTAGAAAAGCAATTCACAAAAACATGCAATTTGATACTTCGTTAATGCTCCAAATGATGAAACAACGTCAGTATGGAAGAAGTATCGAGTACATGGACAATAGAATTTCCCTTCTCTCTGCCCAATGTGGCAAATGTGCTATCACTGGTAGAAAGTTTGAGGATGTTTTAGATATCCATTGTCACCACATTGTTCCTCGGAAAAATGGTGGTAAAGACAATTATGAAAACCTCACACTAATGACCAGAGATGCCCATGTTCTTGTCCATGCTACGAATGGAAATACAATTAACTCTTATATTTCGAAATTAAAATTAAGTGATTTAATGAAGCAAAAAGTGAATAAGTTAAGAACATTGGCAGGAAACGAAATAATCTAA
- a CDS encoding RtcB family protein, whose protein sequence is MSFVQTNIPVERLIEIETPNGKLAQAIAGDILRNIPTGFEHHKKKQQCESVARFLEGMTPEEKETMPQELMKELDDAAYQVGTLGSGNHFIELQTDDQGKLGIMLHSGSRNLGFKICHYFNDLAKEVNKKDHSPVPLEWDLAYFSTESELGKLYLRWMKLAMDFAEENRNQMMERVLGIVRLWVKKYAGINHVNLSDAVHCHHNYAALEEHYGKQVWVHRKGAIRAGVGELGIIPGAMGTYSYLVKGKGNPESFQSCSHGAGRRMSRLDAREQFSVQDTILDLRELGVFLAKAKRTDVGTESRFAYKAIDFVLSQELDLVEPVRRLKTVAVVKG, encoded by the coding sequence ATGAGCTTTGTTCAGACGAACATCCCGGTCGAACGGCTGATCGAAATCGAAACGCCGAACGGGAAACTGGCCCAGGCGATCGCGGGCGACATCCTGCGGAATATCCCGACCGGTTTCGAACACCATAAGAAAAAACAGCAATGCGAATCGGTCGCCCGGTTCCTTGAGGGTATGACTCCCGAGGAAAAGGAAACGATGCCACAGGAATTGATGAAGGAACTGGATGACGCCGCCTATCAAGTCGGCACGCTCGGCAGCGGTAACCATTTCATCGAACTGCAGACGGACGACCAGGGAAAGCTTGGCATCATGCTGCATTCCGGTTCGCGCAATCTCGGCTTCAAGATTTGCCACTATTTCAACGATCTGGCCAAGGAAGTGAACAAAAAAGACCATTCTCCGGTCCCTCTCGAGTGGGATCTGGCCTATTTTTCAACGGAAAGTGAACTCGGGAAGCTGTACCTGCGCTGGATGAAATTGGCGATGGATTTCGCCGAAGAAAACCGCAACCAGATGATGGAGAGAGTGTTGGGAATCGTCCGACTCTGGGTGAAAAAATATGCAGGCATCAACCACGTCAATTTGTCGGATGCCGTCCACTGCCATCACAATTATGCCGCATTGGAAGAACATTACGGCAAACAAGTCTGGGTCCACCGCAAAGGAGCCATCCGCGCTGGTGTGGGCGAACTGGGCATCATCCCGGGCGCGATGGGGACCTATTCCTATCTGGTCAAAGGCAAAGGCAATCCGGAAAGTTTCCAGTCCTGTTCACATGGGGCTGGCAGGCGCATGAGCCGATTGGATGCCAGAGAGCAGTTCAGTGTCCAGGACACCATCCTGGATTTGAGGGAATTGGGCGTCTTTCTCGCGAAAGCCAAACGGACAGATGTAGGAACGGAATCCCGTTTCGCCTACAAAGCCATCGATTTTGTGCTCTCCCAGGAACTGGATCTCGTCGAACCGGTCCGCCGCCTCAAGACCGTCGCTGTAGTCAAAGGCTGA
- a CDS encoding acetate uptake transporter has translation MKNASNTQNNTIVSLKEFTANPAPLGLLGFGMTTVLLNIHNAGYFPMNTMILAMGIFFGGMAQVIAGIMEFKKNNTFGATAFTSYGFFWLSLVGTIVMPGLGMGEAASAQAMAAYLFMWGLFTLGMFVGTLRISKNLQIVFGSLTLLFFLLALGDFTGNEMIATIAGYEGIFCGFSAIYGALAQVLNEVYGEEVLPLGNVTTAKKAAKVEVATSK, from the coding sequence ATGAAAAACGCATCAAACACACAGAACAACACGATCGTCAGCTTGAAGGAATTCACTGCTAATCCAGCGCCGCTTGGCTTATTGGGCTTCGGAATGACGACAGTCCTGTTGAACATCCACAATGCAGGTTATTTCCCGATGAACACGATGATTTTGGCTATGGGCATTTTCTTCGGCGGCATGGCGCAAGTCATTGCCGGCATCATGGAATTCAAGAAAAACAACACTTTCGGCGCAACTGCCTTCACTTCTTACGGTTTCTTCTGGCTTTCCCTTGTCGGAACGATCGTTATGCCTGGTCTGGGCATGGGCGAAGCGGCTTCGGCTCAAGCGATGGCAGCTTACCTGTTCATGTGGGGACTGTTCACGTTGGGCATGTTCGTCGGAACATTGCGCATCAGCAAAAACCTTCAGATCGTCTTCGGTTCTTTGACATTGCTTTTCTTCCTGCTTGCTTTGGGAGACTTCACGGGCAATGAAATGATTGCGACTATCGCGGGTTACGAAGGCATCTTCTGCGGCTTCTCAGCAATCTATGGCGCTTTGGCACAAGTTCTGAACGAAGTCTACGGTGAAGAAGTCTTGCCGTTGGGCAATGTGACGACTGCCAAGAAAGCGGCAAAAGTCGAAGTAGCTACAAGCAAATAA
- a CDS encoding DUF6544 family protein: MVAIKKIITVGGVLLGTAGVVHAYLRAAPSKAAREFTDLAEDLLKETEPAKGRFTEADIATLPGPVRRHLRRCGHLGKPKMAYMKAVFPDVAFSLGKGKKAIKIAYTQYNFVEGPDRIAYIDSSLYGVPFEGVDAYVDGKGSMKGIVAKNITLFDIDGEAMDKASLVTFLSECLFVPNAALQDYIRWEAIDAHHAKAVITAYGTSAEGVFTFNEDDEMVAFTTDDREATTMDGKSEKIRWSAICGGYKEINGIRQPTELKAVWHYAEGDFTYFDAKAAMMSYDKQK, encoded by the coding sequence ATGGTAGCGATAAAGAAAATCATTACGGTTGGTGGGGTCCTGCTCGGGACTGCCGGAGTTGTGCATGCCTATCTGCGCGCGGCGCCTTCGAAGGCCGCCAGGGAATTTACCGATTTGGCGGAGGATTTGTTGAAGGAAACGGAGCCGGCAAAGGGTCGCTTCACGGAAGCGGACATTGCGACGCTGCCTGGCCCTGTCCGGCGGCACCTGCGCCGTTGCGGTCATCTCGGGAAACCGAAAATGGCCTATATGAAGGCAGTCTTTCCGGATGTCGCCTTTTCGCTCGGAAAGGGGAAAAAGGCCATCAAGATTGCCTATACGCAATATAATTTTGTGGAAGGGCCCGATCGGATCGCCTACATCGACAGTTCACTCTATGGCGTACCATTCGAAGGGGTGGATGCCTATGTCGACGGCAAGGGTTCGATGAAAGGGATTGTGGCGAAAAATATCACTCTGTTCGATATTGACGGGGAAGCGATGGACAAGGCCAGTTTGGTGACGTTCCTCTCTGAGTGCCTCTTCGTTCCGAATGCGGCTCTTCAGGACTACATCCGCTGGGAGGCAATCGACGCGCACCACGCCAAAGCGGTGATCACGGCGTACGGAACGAGTGCGGAAGGAGTCTTCACGTTCAATGAAGATGATGAGATGGTAGCTTTCACGACCGATGACAGGGAAGCCACGACGATGGATGGGAAAAGCGAAAAAATCAGATGGTCGGCGATCTGCGGAGGGTACAAGGAAATCAACGGCATCCGCCAGCCGACTGAGCTGAAGGCGGTCTGGCATTATGCCGAAGGGGACTTCACCTACTTTGATGCGAAAGCTGCGATGATGAGTTATGACAAACAAAAATGA
- a CDS encoding MFS transporter, which yields MLKSFSLQEKSWIMYDWANSAYSVIISSVILPLFYKSITTGEGIAPNLADSYWGYATSAATLVIAISAPLLGTIGDYPKWKMRLFKSFFLIGVVATAALSFTDDWRLLLAFYMLTTIGFSGANIFYDAFLVDVATEERMDRVSTYGFAMGYIGGSTIPFVLSILLIMFGENIGIPRTTATKASFLFTAFWWIAFTIPMLRNVKQRYFVPASEHIIHDSFARLSKTLRQIRSHRKMFLFLVAYFFYIDGLNTIIHMAAVFGDSIGIVSDMLMIAVLVIPILSFPFTILYGILARHFGSKKMILVGIVVYLLACLLAFRMTTAVEFWILATLVATSQGGIQALSRSYFAKLVPKENANEYFGFYNILGKFAAIMGPALYALTSQLTGDSRNGLASISLLFIIGGVLMLRTEDN from the coding sequence ATGCTGAAAAGTTTTTCGTTGCAGGAAAAAAGTTGGATCATGTACGATTGGGCCAATTCCGCCTACTCCGTCATCATCTCCTCAGTCATTCTGCCGCTTTTTTATAAATCGATCACGACCGGGGAAGGGATTGCACCGAACCTGGCGGATTCTTATTGGGGCTACGCGACCTCCGCGGCTACTTTGGTGATTGCGATCAGCGCCCCGCTCCTCGGGACGATCGGTGATTATCCGAAATGGAAAATGCGGCTGTTCAAAAGTTTCTTCCTGATCGGCGTTGTCGCAACCGCCGCGCTCAGCTTCACGGACGATTGGCGTCTGCTGCTCGCCTTCTACATGCTCACAACAATCGGCTTTTCGGGCGCGAACATCTTCTATGACGCCTTTTTGGTGGATGTCGCGACGGAGGAGCGGATGGACCGGGTATCCACTTACGGCTTTGCGATGGGCTACATCGGCGGCAGCACCATCCCGTTCGTGCTTTCGATCCTGCTGATCATGTTCGGGGAGAATATCGGCATTCCCCGGACGACCGCCACCAAAGCATCCTTCCTGTTCACCGCTTTTTGGTGGATCGCCTTCACGATTCCGATGCTGCGCAATGTGAAACAGCGGTATTTTGTCCCGGCCAGCGAGCACATCATCCATGACAGTTTCGCCAGGCTTTCAAAAACACTGCGTCAGATACGCAGCCACAGGAAAATGTTCCTGTTCCTGGTCGCCTACTTCTTTTACATCGATGGGCTGAATACGATCATCCACATGGCGGCCGTCTTCGGCGACAGCATCGGGATTGTGTCCGACATGCTGATGATCGCCGTGTTGGTGATTCCGATCCTGTCCTTCCCTTTCACGATCCTCTACGGAATACTGGCCAGGCACTTCGGCAGCAAAAAGATGATTTTGGTGGGCATCGTCGTTTATCTGCTTGCCTGCCTGCTGGCTTTCAGGATGACCACCGCCGTGGAATTTTGGATCCTGGCTACGCTGGTCGCAACTTCTCAAGGTGGTATCCAGGCACTATCGCGTTCCTATTTCGCCAAGCTTGTGCCGAAGGAGAACGCCAATGAATATTTCGGTTTCTACAATATCCTCGGCAAATTCGCTGCCATCATGGGTCCGGCTCTCTATGCGCTCACGAGCCAATTGACCGGCGACTCGCGCAACGGGCTCGCCAGCATTTCCCTCCTCTTCATCATCGGAGGCGTGCTGATGCTGCGCACAGAGGACAATTGA
- a CDS encoding heme-binding protein, translating to MAKYERPEYTVLLSEEPFELREYRDFYIVEYDNAADPDVDSGFGTLFRYISKDNQADRKISMTVPVIQELSDERTKMAFVVPKSEWEDIPQPNSPSLTVKKFDSGLFAVIQYGGYSNDRKERDMLEKLAQWVQEKKYQPTSNYMLASFNAPFVPPMFRHNEIMVRVGTDQHDSD from the coding sequence ATGGCTAAATATGAACGCCCGGAATATACCGTGCTGCTGTCGGAGGAACCATTCGAATTGCGGGAATACCGCGACTTCTATATCGTGGAATACGACAATGCCGCTGACCCGGATGTGGACAGCGGGTTCGGCACCTTGTTCCGTTATATTTCGAAAGACAATCAGGCCGACCGAAAAATCAGCATGACCGTACCGGTAATCCAGGAACTGTCGGACGAGCGCACGAAGATGGCGTTCGTTGTCCCGAAGTCGGAATGGGAGGATATTCCGCAGCCCAACAGCCCCTCGTTGACCGTCAAAAAATTCGACAGCGGCCTTTTTGCGGTCATCCAGTACGGCGGTTATTCGAATGACCGGAAAGAGCGTGACATGCTGGAGAAGCTGGCGCAGTGGGTGCAGGAGAAAAAGTACCAGCCTACTTCGAATTATATGCTGGCGTCCTTCAATGCTCCGTTCGTGCCGCCGATGTTCCGGCATAACGAAATCATGGTGCGGGTCGGAACGGATCAACATGATTCCGATTAA
- a CDS encoding ribonuclease domain-containing protein, translated as MKNLKSGLKGLFALLAIILAVWVNGVDSLFEDQTPDSSISIAASSSQSAQEDENATRAQESAELIISSGVMEGQAYSTKDEVAAYIHQFNELPPNYLTKRDAEALGWDNAEGNLWEVTDWMSIGGDFFGNREGLLPNKSGRTYYEADIDYDGGYRGAERIVYSNDGLIFYTDDHYESFEQLYGEGE; from the coding sequence ATGAAAAACTTAAAAAGCGGCCTGAAAGGCTTGTTCGCTTTATTGGCGATCATTCTGGCCGTATGGGTCAATGGCGTAGACTCGCTTTTCGAAGATCAGACACCGGACTCTTCGATCAGCATCGCCGCCAGCAGCTCTCAAAGTGCTCAGGAAGATGAGAATGCAACAAGAGCGCAGGAATCGGCCGAACTAATAATCAGCAGCGGAGTCATGGAAGGGCAAGCCTATTCCACGAAAGACGAAGTTGCGGCCTATATTCACCAGTTCAACGAGCTGCCGCCCAACTATCTGACGAAGCGGGATGCAGAAGCATTGGGCTGGGACAACGCTGAAGGCAACTTGTGGGAAGTGACGGATTGGATGTCCATCGGCGGTGATTTCTTCGGCAATCGCGAAGGCCTGCTTCCGAATAAATCAGGCAGGACCTATTACGAGGCAGACATCGATTATGATGGCGGCTACCGCGGGGCGGAGCGCATCGTATACTCAAATGACGGACTGATCTTTTACACCGATGATCATTACGAATCGTTTGAACAACTGTACGGGGAGGGGGAGTGA
- a CDS encoding barstar family protein, producing the protein MEIIRLDGSKMTDRKATHAYLKRKLHLPEYYGNNLDALWDCLTTDYSGKMIILKNPQTVKNQLGDYGDSLVRLFKEVAAANSAIRLILAYPL; encoded by the coding sequence ATGGAAATCATCCGTTTGGACGGCAGCAAGATGACCGACCGGAAAGCGACACATGCCTATCTGAAAAGGAAATTGCATCTCCCCGAATATTACGGCAATAACCTGGATGCCTTGTGGGATTGTCTGACGACCGATTATTCCGGCAAAATGATCATCCTGAAGAATCCGCAAACCGTGAAAAACCAACTCGGCGATTATGGGGATTCATTGGTCCGCTTGTTCAAGGAAGTTGCTGCAGCCAATTCCGCCATCCGTTTGATCCTGGCTTATCCGCTGTGA
- a CDS encoding dihydrofolate reductase family protein yields the protein MEKRKVKVYIAASLDGYIAHSDGNIDWLDSVARPDEDYGYATFIETIDTVIMGRKTYEKVLSFGGEFPHASRDCYVLTRTERAPDGQVRFYSGPAEELLDQIRRKPGKDIFIDGGSEAIDLFRKKGLIDSYTVSIIPMLLGEGIPLFKESEKELPLKLVEATTFDSGLVQLSYEPIDE from the coding sequence ATGGAAAAAAGAAAGGTCAAAGTGTATATCGCAGCCAGTCTGGATGGCTACATCGCGCATTCGGACGGAAACATCGATTGGCTCGACAGTGTTGCCAGACCTGATGAAGATTATGGCTATGCCACTTTTATTGAAACAATCGACACAGTCATCATGGGGCGGAAGACATATGAAAAAGTGCTGTCTTTCGGCGGGGAGTTCCCGCATGCAAGCAGGGACTGTTACGTTCTGACCCGGACGGAGCGAGCTCCTGATGGCCAGGTCCGTTTTTACAGCGGACCAGCAGAAGAGCTGTTGGATCAGATCCGGCGCAAGCCCGGCAAGGACATCTTTATCGATGGCGGATCCGAAGCGATCGACCTGTTCCGTAAAAAGGGGCTGATCGACAGCTACACCGTATCCATCATCCCGATGCTGCTAGGCGAAGGCATTCCGTTGTTCAAAGAGAGCGAGAAGGAGCTGCCTTTGAAATTGGTTGAAGCAACTACTTTTGATTCCGGTCTGGTGCAGCTCAGCTACGAGCCAATCGACGAATAA
- a CDS encoding DNA alkylation repair protein, which translates to MWYDGIFESLLALRDEERAPQMSAYMRNQFPFLGIATGPRKAAYKKFLAAAKKEKIIDFDFVDQCFEHDEREFHYAGVDYLLAIQNCLGPEDLPKLKQYIQTKSWWDTVDGLDGVVGSIVQRYPECKPILLEWSVADDIWLRRVAIDHQLGFKDKTDTSLLEEIIQNNLNQKEFFINKAIGWSLRDFSKTNPDWVRAFISAHKDDLSNLSIREGSKYV; encoded by the coding sequence ATGTGGTATGATGGCATTTTTGAATCTTTGCTGGCTTTGCGCGATGAAGAACGCGCTCCCCAGATGTCGGCCTATATGCGGAATCAATTCCCGTTCCTGGGAATCGCAACGGGTCCGCGCAAAGCTGCCTATAAAAAATTTCTTGCAGCCGCAAAAAAAGAAAAAATCATCGACTTCGATTTCGTAGACCAGTGCTTCGAACATGATGAAAGGGAATTCCATTATGCTGGCGTCGATTATCTTCTGGCGATCCAGAATTGCCTCGGTCCGGAAGACTTGCCGAAATTGAAACAATACATCCAGACAAAATCTTGGTGGGATACCGTCGATGGCCTGGATGGAGTTGTCGGATCAATTGTCCAACGCTATCCGGAATGCAAGCCAATCCTGTTGGAATGGAGCGTTGCGGATGACATCTGGTTGCGTCGCGTCGCCATCGATCATCAACTTGGCTTCAAAGACAAGACGGATACCTCTTTACTGGAGGAAATCATCCAGAACAATCTGAACCAAAAGGAATTCTTCATCAACAAAGCCATCGGTTGGAGTCTGCGCGATTTCAGTAAAACGAATCCCGATTGGGTGCGCGCGTTCATTTCCGCGCACAAGGATGACCTCTCCAACCTGAGCATCCGTGAAGGCAGCAAGTATGTCTGA